TTAATGAGGATTTCTGACAAATTTGTCATGTGACACTGGGATACTTGCACAttttggtttgagcattggcctgctaaatctggggttgtaagttcaactcttgagggggccacttagggatctgggacaaaaatcagtacttggtcatgctagtgaaggcagggagctggactcaatgaccctccagggtcccttccagtcctatgagatagatatagctccatatatatatatatatttttcaccCTTTGTGTTTCAGTGTCTTCTCAGTGAGTCTCAAAGGTGAGTGGGTGGAAGATTATATCTTTTTCAGCAGGATTTGTGAAAAAAATTTCATGtgatatctggagcaatggaaaaaATGTATCTGCCTTTTGGACTCTCTCGGTGTTTTTGGTGTCGTGCTAAGGTTGGTGGTGGAAGGAAATGGTGGGAATGATTTTCACGAGGGTTGGTGCAAAATGTCACATGTAATAATGGGATCAGTGAGGAATTTTTCATGTGGGTTCAGTGCCTTacttggttttggtttgtttttaggaAGGAGTTGGAGGGTCACACAGTAATGGTGAGAAAGATTTGCACAAAGTTAGAAACATGGAGTCATACGTGATCCCTTAATGCTTCGAGTTTATTTCATATAGTAGGTTTGGGCAGTTGCGTTTAAGTTGTTGGCGATGGACAGGGGAATTTGTGAAAAAGATTTTCACAATGATCCATGCATATCCATTCATGCAGCATTCAGCTCCATGTGTTGGTTTCCACAACTTTGCAGGTTCCCTTCAGCTGGGACCCAGTTGCAGTGCATTGTTGGAAAATGGTGGGAAAGATTTCCCTGAAGTTATGTGTGAAATTTCTCACATGGATTCAAGATTCCAGGACTCTCAAAGGAAAAGAAAGCTTTTGGGAAGAACTGGGGAACATATTCTTCAGGAAGATAAATACAACATTTTTCATATGGCTTCAGAAGTTATTATTTTGGCTTCTCCTTATGAAGGATGTGGATGTTAGGGGGAAAGggtgattttttccccacaagtATCCATGCAAATGTTTCATATGAGCTGGGTGAATAAATGGCAGTTCCAAATATGAGAGCcaggacatttttttaaaaccaaacaaaacttaGTTTAAGTAGAACCGGATTTGAAAATTCAAAAACTAATTTtggcaaactgaaaattttttagtttgggttgaacaaaatatttaattcaatCTGAAACATGTTATCTCTAGGTGTTTTTAAAGGGCTTGATGTGTAAAGTAGCTGTTGGGGACAGCGGTTACTGCCTGTATATGGGTTAGAGGGGTGGTTAGGCTACTGATgtgggagacctgagttcaatttCTCTCTTTGCCTGATGTGGAGAAAAGATTTAAATTTGAGTCTCTCATCATACCCTGACCTATAGAATTTTTGGATGTGGTGCTTTCTCTAGGTAtgtgatttgatagcagccttcaactacctgaaggggggttccaaagaggatggagcttggctgttctcagtggtggcagatgaccgaacaaggagtaatggtctcaagttgcggtgggggagatctagattggatattaggaaacactatttcattaggagggtggtgaagctctaggaatgggttacttagggaggtggtgcaatctccatccttagaagtttttaaggtcaggctgggatgatttagttggggttggtcctgctttgagcagggggttggactagatgacctcctgaggtctcttccaaccctaatcttctatgattttacatacactgcaataaaacaccatAGCTGGCCCACGTGAGCTGACTTGGGCAAGGCTATAAAATTACTGtgtagcaggggtgggcaaactatggcctgcgggctggatctggcccctcagggctttggatccggttGGCAGGATTGCCCCTCTCAGAAGTGGCCCCCGGGCGGGGGCTAGAGGGCTCCCCGTGCGTCACCCTTgcctccagccactgccccccgcAGTTCCCATAGGCCTGAAGCGGTGCGGtgccggggacagggcaggcgtgcagggagcctgccctggccccggggcTCACTGCTACCCCCCCGGAGCCACCTTAAGTAAATGGTACCGGGCCAGAGCCGGAACCGCTcgtgcaccttgcacccctcctgcaccccaaatcccttccctgagccccctcatacaccctgcatCCCTACTGCACacaaatcccctgccctgagccccctcatacatccCGAATCCCTGTGCACTCCAaccgctgccctgagccccttcccacagtccacacccctgccctgatccccttcctgcactccgcactcctcctgcaccccaacctctttccctgagccccctcatacatcccacacccctcctgtgctccaatcccttgccctgtgCCCCTGTCTGcataccacaccccctcccacagctcgcactccctgccctggccctgcatacaatttccccacccagatgtggcgcttggcccaaaaagtttgctcactccTGGTGTTGATGTTTTAACTCGGGCTCTGGGATCTTCCCTTATCTTcatatcctttctcttcctgaaaaATGCACGATATGTGAATTTGACACAAATCGGTGAATAGTTTTGGACAATTTCTGCCCCTCCGCACCAACCCTCCAGAACTTAGACAACATTCACAAAATAGCCAGAAAAGTTGCTGAGTATCCTACTGCTTAGAAACGAGATGGCTCCTTCTCTGGCTGTATAGTTTTGGTGCCCTGAAaagtgcatttttcagtgaatttaCCAGTTGCCAAAATTCTTTTGCCCAGGTCTGTTCAGGACCCAtcaatgttttgggttttttatgaTGGAAGAGTTGGGAGCTGGTTTGAGGGTGCTGGcaagttaaaaacaatttaatgGGAATGGTGCAAAAATGTTCATGACTGATGTGTATCCATCCCTGCCTCCATCCACCTTCCAGTCCCCTATCTTGTTTATCTCTGTACAGCCTTTTGGAGGGTGGGTTTTAGCAGGGCTTTATTTGAAACATGTCAATGTATAAAGTAAGACGTACTGTAAAtagtttatttcaatattttttaagaTTAATAaatggatacacacacacacatctgagtGTGGAAATTTGCACACTCATATTACTGAGCATGGCTAGAGTATCTGCACTTGCAAATCAGGTCACAGAGAGTGTATCTATCTCCTTAGCCAGCTGTGTAGCTTGTCCCTTTCCAATGGCTGGTGCACATGGAGGATAAAATCCTACAATTACTATTTCCTGAGGGAATTGCTCCTGTAGCTGAAGTGGGAGTGGGTCATGGAAAAGTGCTGCAGGCCCAAGCTCAAGCTGAGATGATGTCCCTGTTATGGATGCCAGCGGAATGCTGTCATTCTACATTCATAGCTAAAATCTTCAAAGCTACTTACAGATATACGCATCCAATTTCCATTAATTTGAAGGGGCATCCAAAGTTTGAAaatctacaacaacactgcacctTCTACCTAGGGCAAGATGGGTATTTCCAAAGCTGTTTtaaaggtggggaaactgaggcacaagcagGGAAATGGCATTGTCACTCAATGAGTCAATGGAAGACCTAGGAATAGAACCTTGgaggagttctgactcccagccctgcccactctgACCTGTCAGCCCCTACTCCCTCACAGACCTGGGgatagaaccaggagtcctggctccccttcctcccacccctgctgtaaccactagttCTTATTCCCtttccagagccagggatagaacccaggagtcctgactcctgccACTCTAACCCACTCTGATGCACttctctcccagagctagggacagaacccagcagtcctgaacTTAGGGACACCTTCTGTTTAATGAGGTTACCTAGGATCACCAAGGTTTTGTCCCAGTTCCAGGCCATTTAGCCAGTTGTTCAGCTCCTCCTTTTCATGTACATAGTACCTGGGCCCCAGCTGCCCCTGTGCTGGGATCCAGAGTGGTGTCTCTGTTGGGTTGGGCAGTTATCGCTCTATATCCGtctgccaccccactccctgaagcacagcacccccttcccccccgccctgagcaccaTGCTGGGGTATTGAGGCAGCATGGGCAGAGTGCCCCGTACTGACCCCCCatcctgcttcctgcagcagagcgccccctagcAGTATAATGGGGCATTGCAGTTCTGCCAGgaactagggggtgctgtgctgcagggagcagggcagagggctcagtAGGGCTGGTGTCTCCTCAGAAAGAGCACTGACTCCAAAGCTACCTCGGGGTGCTAAAGGGAGCTGTGCTGGAGTCATCAGAGACCATCTGATGATTGCTTTGGAGGGGCATTAAGTTAGATCCAGTGTCCTCGTTAAGGTCTGTTTTCTTTGCGgtcagcagcaggaggagaaaatgcagaaaacacaaTTCTTGTTATCATTTATTAATTCACAAAGCTCCACAGAGTGCCAATTGGTAACTGAGGCCATACCCTCAAAGGTACTTAAGTGCCtaactgaaaccaatgggaattaggcacctccATGCCTCTGAGGAGATGGGCCTAAGTCTATCTGCATTTCCAGTCTTAAATTGCTGTGTAGCCACTTTCCACATGGTCACTGTTGTCCAGTTGCCCCACTCCAAGTGAGCCATCCCCATGTGGCGTTCTGTGAGGATGTTACCCAGCTGCTTTGCTCCAGAGTTAGCTGCATCTCAGATTTGAGTGAGCCATCCCCAAGTGGTGTTGCTGTGTGGATGTTACCCAGCTGCCCCACCCTAGAGTTAGCTGCATCTCAGCTTTCGGTGAGCCATCTCCAAGTGGTGTTGCTGTGTGGCTGTTAACCagcttcccagccccacagctgtcTGCATCCCAGCACTGAGAGAGCCAACCCTATGCAGCATTGTTGCACAGCTCTTACCCggttgccccaccccagagctggctttaCCCCAGCAGGTGCATGAAGCTTTAAGGCCAAGGCACTAAACTGCAGAACAACAGCAAAGTGGCAAGCCACTCATAGAGGCCCTTGAGTCACTTCTCTGCTCTCACCTGCTTGCCCCACAGCTGCCTCATGGCTCCCTTCATCTCTGTGTTCCTCAGGGTGTAGATCAGTGGGTTGAGCACGGGTGTCACCACAGTGGCCAGCAGCGACACCACCTTGTCAGCCGGGATGGTGGAGAAGGGCCGAGTATAGATGAAGATGCAGGGTCCAAAAAAGATGGCCACCACCATCAGATGGGCCGTGCAGGTGGACAGGGCCTTGCGCCTGCCCTCAGCAGAGCGGCGCCGCAAGGTGGCCAAGATGACCCCGTAGGAGACCAGCAACACCAGGAAGCAGCTCAGGGAGATGGCCCCAGTGTTGGACACCACCAGGATCTCCATTAGGGATGTGTCAGAGCAGGCAACGCCTAGCAGTGGGGCCACATCACAGAAATAGTGGTCGATGCGGTTGGGGCCACAGTAGGGCAATGTGGCAGCCAGTAGGGTCTGTACCAAAGAGTGGGCCAGGGCCCCCATCCAGGAGCCAACCACCAGCCCGGCGCAGGTGCGGCAGCCCATGATGGTCGTGTAGTGCAGAGGCTGGCAGATGGCCACGTATCGGTCGTAGGCCATGGCGGTGAGGAGGAATATCTCGGTGCAGCCCAAGAAGTGaaggaagaagagttggcccagaCACTCGCCCAAGGGGATGGTGGCATGGCCAGAGAGCAGTCCCAGGGCCATCCGGGGGGTGGTGACCGAGGTGTAGCACAGGTCCACCAGGGAGAGGTTGCCTAGGAGGTAGTACATGGGGGAAGCGGCCAGGCGTGGCTCAGCGCGGATGGTCAGGATGATGGACAGGttccccagcagcacagctgcataggagaggaggagaaggctgGCCAAAGCCAGGCTAAAGACCCGGGGCTGTGAGAGGCCCAGCAAGACCATCTCACCCACTGCACTTGTGTTGCTAGGTCTCAGTGGGTCATTGGATCTGCACAGAGAAAAGAGCAAAATGCCGTCCTATTGGATGTTGGCCGGTCTCCCTGTTGGCCCAGTCATGAGGTCTACAGGGCCTGGCAGGACAGACGATTCCCCTGACCTTTGCTAGGGAACCAACTAGACAGCCTTTGGTAAGAGCTCCAGACACCTCAGGGGTGCGACAGTGTGACAACCTAGAGACAAAGAGAACTAAACACTGGCAGAAGGTCAGAGCTTAGACAGAGAGATAGTGCTTAGAGAGATAGAGGCTAGATAAAGGAATTGATTAATGGGTAGAGAGATCCTTCATGCATCTATCCATGTGCATACTTCCATcattccatccatccacccacatcTACCCAGTTGTCTATCCTTTCATCCATCTACATATATCCATTCGTTCATCCGTctatatctatccatccatccatctgcaaCCATCCAGTCATTCATACACTATTTTCCTTACTTCCTGCATTTAAACTTCACCCTCacccttttaaaacaaatatatacacacatagaGCTAAGTTTGATATCTTACAGAGTGAAATTTGCTGAATCCATGGTGCTGAGATGGCAATTTCTTTCCACTGCAGAACTCTGCAATATAGATAAAGATTTTGCTTTTCGGGTATGAATGCTTAAGTAATTAAAGCATTTACTCTCCTACATTAATTAATACCAGGTCTTAGTCAACCCTGAAGTTGCAGAAGAGCAAATAGCCACCAACACTGACAGATAGATCGATCGATAGATGAACAGCTCCTTAATGCTATCATTGCAGCTATCAATAATGAACAACTAGCAATTATGTGTAGCGAAAAAAAACCCTATGTAATCACTAAATATTTCAATTGGAGTAACATAAGCTatggtctaaataataagatggatgaactagagtgccttgtgataaaggaggattttgatataataggcatGACAGCAACCTGGTAGattgagagcaatcaatgggacacaatcattccggggtacaaaatatatcggaaggataGAACAGGTCGGGCGGGGGTTtggagggagtggcactatatgtgaaagaaaatgtagattcaaatgaagtaaaaatcttaggCGAATCCAcacgttccatagaatctctatgggtagaaatttcatgctctaataaaaatataacattagggttctattattgaccacctgaccaggacagtaacaatgacgatgaaatgctaagggaaattagaaaggctatcaaaattaagaacccaataatagtggggaatttcaattatccccatattgactgggaacatttcacttcaggatgaaatgcagaaataaaatttctcgatactttaaatgactgctttatggagcagctggtactgaaacccacaaggggagagacaactctggatttaatcctgagtggagcacaggagctggtccaagaggtaactatagcaggacctcttgcaaatagtgaccataacacaAGAGCAttcaacattcctgtggtgggaagaacatctcaatggtccaacactgtggcatttaatttcaaaagggggaactatgcaaaaatgagggggttagttaaacagaagttaaaagatacagtgactaaagtgaaatccctgcaagctgcatcagcgctttttaaagacaccataatagactCCCAACtttaatgtataccccaaattaagaaacacagtaaaagaactaaaatagAGCCACCATAGCTTaaccaccatgtaaaagaagcagtgagagataaaaatacttcctttaaaaagtggatgtcaaatcctagtgaggcaaatagaaaggagcataaacactgccaaattaagtgcaagagtgtaataagaaaagccaaagaggagtttgaagaatggctagccaaaaactccaaaggtaataacaaaatgttttttaagtccatcagaagcaggaagcctgctaaacaaccaatggggccccttgatgatcgagatacaaaaggagcacttaaagacgataaagtcattgcagagaaagtaAGCGGATtccttgcttcagtcttcatggctgaggatgttagggagattcccaaacctgacctggcttttgtaggtgacaaatctgaggaactgtcacagactgaagtgtcactagaggaagttttggaattaattgataaactcaacattaacaagtcaccgggaccagatggcattcacccaagagttctgaaagaactcaaatgtgaagttgcagaactattaactaagatttgtaacctgttctttaaatcagcttcggtacc
Above is a genomic segment from Gopherus flavomarginatus isolate rGopFla2 chromosome 11, rGopFla2.mat.asm, whole genome shotgun sequence containing:
- the LOC127030816 gene encoding olfactory receptor 1509-like: MVLLGLSQPRVFSLALASLLLLSYAAVLLGNLSIILTIRAEPRLAASPMYYLLGNLSLVDLCYTSVTTPRMALGLLSGHATIPLGECLGQLFFLHFLGCTEIFLLTAMAYDRYVAICQPLHYTTIMGCRTCAGLVVGSWMGALAHSLVQTLLAATLPYCGPNRIDHYFCDVAPLLGVACSDTSLMEILVVSNTGAISLSCFLVLLVSYGVILATLRRRSAEGRRKALSTCTAHLMVVAIFFGPCIFIYTRPFSTIPADKVVSLLATVVTPVLNPLIYTLRNTEMKGAMRQLWGKQMVSDDSSTAPFSTPR